From a region of the Thermomicrobiales bacterium genome:
- the fdhD gene encoding formate dehydrogenase accessory sulfurtransferase FdhD produces the protein MPPVTEQDTHLPAQVTRIGADGRTVNTDTVAVEEPMEIRIVQSVEGVTSRRPIAITMRTPGDDFELAIGFLFGEGLIASREDFVDVSYCLDDDVQEEQYLNVVSVTLRTGLDIELSRVERNFYTTSSCGVCGKASLEALEMQACTPLTDGLVVDPTIIQQLPERLRSAQSVFQKTGGLHGAGLFDANGKLLDLCEDVGRHNALDKLIGKQVIAGQARQDDRILLLSGRASFELLQKALMARIPIVAAVGAPSSLAVSLAANFNITLCGFVRADGFNVYSAPERLSRG, from the coding sequence ATGCCGCCGGTGACTGAACAGGACACTCATCTTCCCGCGCAGGTAACGCGCATCGGCGCTGACGGCCGGACGGTCAACACTGACACTGTCGCGGTCGAAGAACCGATGGAGATCAGAATCGTGCAATCGGTCGAAGGCGTCACCAGCCGTCGGCCGATTGCCATTACGATGCGCACGCCCGGCGACGACTTCGAGCTTGCCATCGGCTTTCTGTTCGGCGAGGGCCTGATTGCCAGCCGCGAGGACTTCGTCGATGTCTCTTACTGTCTCGACGATGACGTGCAGGAGGAGCAATATCTCAACGTCGTCTCGGTCACGCTCCGAACCGGGCTGGACATCGAACTCTCGCGCGTCGAACGTAACTTCTACACAACTTCCAGTTGTGGTGTGTGCGGCAAGGCGTCGCTTGAGGCTTTGGAGATGCAGGCGTGCACGCCGCTGACGGACGGGCTCGTTGTCGATCCAACGATCATCCAGCAGTTGCCGGAGCGGCTTCGCTCTGCACAGTCTGTCTTTCAGAAAACGGGCGGACTCCACGGCGCGGGCCTCTTCGACGCGAACGGCAAGCTGCTCGATTTGTGCGAAGACGTTGGTCGGCACAACGCGCTCGACAAGCTGATCGGGAAACAGGTAATCGCCGGGCAGGCACGGCAGGACGATCGCATCCTGCTGCTCAGCGGACGTGCCAGCTTCGAGCTGCTGCAGAAGGCGCTGATGGCGCGCATCCCGATCGTTGCAGCAGTCGGTGCTCCATCGAGCCTGGCCGTCTCGCTCGCGGCGAACTTCAATATCACCCTCTGCGGCTTTGTGCGCGCCGACGGATTCAATGTCTACAGCGCGCCGGAGCGTTTGTCCCGCGGCTAG
- a CDS encoding molybdopterin molybdotransferase MoeA, translating into MTQPQVDRLLHPDEARKIVISHVEALEPEFVPLDQAGDRFLVDDFVADVSLPPFPAATMDGYAVVHDDPSKLRDVLGSGFAGDAATVKVTPGTAAKIMTGAPVPEGADAVVQVENTEQVDGQVAIHQASVSAGSNIRQIGADLREGDLLIAAGSRLGPPEIGLLASLGQASVRVGRRPRVVIYSTGNELVDPSEMPGPGQIRDSNRFSLELAARRAGAEIVRVGHIADEEDDVRAALTNALAEADIVMTSGGVSMGDKDLIKLILGEMTEVHFRRLFMKPGKPMTFATTTDDSGNKKLLFGLPGNPVSCLVCFHLFVRPAIQIMQSTAPDSFPTVQVTLDHDIEPSDRIEYQRAVVSVARNGTLQVRTTGSQMSARLMSFVGSNAFLIVHPNDDYYPAGSTLDAVLIEPPGPAAL; encoded by the coding sequence ATGACTCAGCCCCAGGTCGATCGACTCCTCCATCCTGACGAGGCGCGCAAGATCGTCATCAGCCACGTTGAGGCACTTGAGCCGGAGTTTGTGCCGCTCGATCAGGCAGGCGATCGGTTTCTGGTTGACGACTTCGTCGCTGATGTGAGCCTCCCGCCATTTCCTGCTGCGACGATGGACGGCTACGCCGTCGTCCACGACGATCCGTCGAAACTGCGCGACGTGCTCGGCTCTGGCTTTGCCGGCGATGCGGCGACCGTGAAAGTCACCCCGGGCACGGCGGCCAAGATTATGACCGGCGCGCCGGTGCCGGAAGGTGCAGACGCAGTCGTGCAGGTGGAAAACACGGAGCAGGTCGACGGTCAGGTTGCGATTCACCAAGCGAGCGTTTCGGCCGGTTCCAACATCCGGCAAATCGGCGCTGACCTACGTGAAGGCGACCTGTTGATCGCGGCGGGTTCCCGACTCGGGCCGCCGGAGATCGGTCTGCTCGCCTCACTCGGACAGGCAAGTGTCCGTGTTGGCCGCCGCCCCCGCGTGGTGATCTATTCGACCGGAAATGAGCTTGTTGACCCGAGTGAGATGCCGGGTCCCGGCCAGATCCGCGACTCCAACCGGTTCTCGCTGGAGCTTGCGGCGCGTCGTGCCGGGGCCGAGATCGTTCGCGTCGGCCACATCGCCGACGAGGAGGACGACGTTCGCGCGGCACTCACTAACGCGCTGGCCGAAGCGGACATCGTGATGACGAGCGGTGGCGTCTCGATGGGCGACAAGGATCTGATCAAGCTCATCCTCGGAGAGATGACCGAGGTGCACTTCCGCCGCCTGTTCATGAAGCCCGGCAAGCCGATGACGTTCGCGACAACGACGGACGACAGCGGCAACAAGAAGCTGCTGTTCGGTCTGCCCGGAAATCCCGTCTCCTGCCTTGTTTGCTTCCATCTGTTCGTCCGACCTGCAATCCAGATCATGCAATCAACTGCGCCCGACAGCTTCCCGACCGTGCAGGTCACGCTGGACCACGACATCGAGCCGTCCGACCGCATCGAGTATCAACGCGCCGTCGTCAGCGTTGCGCGAAACGGCACGCTGCAGGTGCGCACAACTGGCTCGCAGATGTCGGCGCGGCTGATGTCATTCGTCGGCTCGAATGCGTTCCTGATCGTGCATCCGAACGACGACTACTACCCGGCTGGATCGACGCTCGACGCCGTACTGATCGAGCCACCCGGACCTGCCGCTTTATGA